Proteins from one Oscillatoria nigro-viridis PCC 7112 genomic window:
- a CDS encoding glycosyltransferase: protein MGINEANQVLPMPSGPLQIPAIQTFGSGFVHAGTPPIYFSLVIPTYNECRNIQSIVEKLSQLLDGSIPGDYELIVVDDDSPDRTWEVALSLTPEYPQLRVMRREHERGLSTAVIRGWQAARGEVLGVIDADLQHPPETMLQLLAEIQRGADLAAASRHVGEGGVSDWSPVRRFLSRGAQTVGLLILPGVVGRVSDPMSGYFMVRRSCIAGKTMNPAGYKILIEVLGRGDIRWIGEVGYVFQERQEGESKVTWKQYIEYLRHLLRLRLARWPMGKFLRFGIVGFSGVFVNLGVLYVLSDILNFEVNGSLIVAAELAIISNFLWNDLWTFGDISKRQPRKRQRLKRLLKFNTICLMGLILNLLLFNLLFNVFGMNKYLANLIAIATVTLWNFWINMKLSWRVTDVK, encoded by the coding sequence ATGGGCATCAACGAAGCAAATCAGGTCTTGCCAATGCCGTCGGGGCCTTTGCAAATTCCTGCTATACAGACTTTCGGTTCAGGTTTTGTACACGCAGGCACACCGCCAATTTATTTTTCCCTGGTAATTCCCACCTACAACGAGTGCAGGAATATCCAGAGTATTGTGGAAAAATTGAGCCAATTGCTCGATGGCAGTATTCCGGGCGACTACGAATTAATTGTAGTCGATGACGACAGCCCCGATCGCACCTGGGAAGTCGCCCTGTCCCTGACACCGGAATATCCGCAATTGCGGGTGATGCGCCGGGAACACGAGCGGGGACTTTCCACGGCCGTAATTCGCGGGTGGCAGGCGGCTCGGGGCGAGGTTTTGGGCGTCATCGATGCCGACTTGCAGCATCCCCCGGAGACGATGTTGCAGCTTTTAGCAGAAATTCAGCGGGGAGCAGATTTAGCTGCTGCCAGTCGTCACGTGGGCGAGGGCGGGGTGAGCGACTGGAGCCCTGTCAGGCGATTTTTATCGCGGGGCGCTCAAACCGTGGGGTTGCTGATCCTACCGGGAGTGGTGGGCCGAGTTTCCGATCCGATGAGCGGGTATTTTATGGTGCGCCGCAGTTGCATAGCGGGCAAAACCATGAATCCTGCTGGTTACAAAATATTGATTGAAGTGCTCGGCAGAGGCGATATCCGCTGGATTGGAGAAGTTGGTTACGTGTTTCAGGAGCGGCAAGAAGGGGAGAGCAAAGTTACCTGGAAACAGTATATTGAGTATTTGCGACATTTGCTTCGGTTGCGGTTGGCCCGCTGGCCGATGGGCAAGTTTCTGCGGTTTGGCATTGTGGGTTTCAGTGGCGTGTTTGTGAATCTGGGGGTTTTGTACGTGCTGTCCGATATCCTCAATTTTGAGGTGAATGGCAGTCTGATCGTTGCTGCTGAATTGGCAATTATCAGTAACTTTTTGTGGAATGATTTGTGGACTTTTGGAGACATTTCTAAGCGGCAGCCAAGAAAGCGCCAGCGATTGAAACGGCTGTTGAAATTTAACACGATTTGCTTGATGGGTTTGATTTTGAATTTGCTGCTGTTTAATTTGCTGTTTAATGTTTTTGGGATGAATAAATATCTTGCTAATTTAATCGCGATCGCGACTGTGACTCTGTGGAATTTCTGGATCAATATGAAGCTGAGCTGGCGGGTGACGGACGTGAAGTAG
- the cofH gene encoding 7,8-didemethyl-8-hydroxy-5-deazariboflavin synthase subunit CofH codes for MKKKTVDAILDRALQGYNISTAEALVLLQQRDPDARSSIQTTADLLRRRQSGDTVTYVINRNINFTNICEQHCSFCAFRRDEKDEGAFWLDAAQIQEKATDAVQRGATEICMQGGLNLQAKLNGASLPYYLQLVKTIKDKFPQLHLHAFSPQEIEFIAREDNLSFSYVISALQDAGIGSMPGTAAEVLDDAVRRVICPEKLNSATWLEIVGTAHRLGLPTTSTMLCGHVETAEQQVLHLEKVRSLQQTAIDQNYPARITEFILLPFVGQQAPAPLRSRVGRDQPILEDTLLLTAVSRIFLGNLISNHQPSWVKLGLDGATEALKWGCNDIGGTLMEEHITTMAGAVGGSCQSVEDLQNAISSLGRSYQQRDTIYRPLGVDNLAVSV; via the coding sequence ATGAAAAAGAAAACTGTGGATGCAATTCTCGATCGAGCTTTACAAGGTTATAACATCTCTACCGCAGAGGCCTTGGTGCTTTTGCAGCAAAGAGATCCAGACGCGCGCTCTTCTATTCAAACAACGGCTGACTTGCTCCGCCGCCGGCAATCAGGGGATACTGTCACCTACGTTATCAACCGCAATATTAACTTCACCAATATTTGCGAGCAGCATTGCAGTTTTTGTGCATTCCGCCGCGACGAGAAAGATGAGGGCGCTTTTTGGTTAGATGCAGCCCAAATTCAGGAAAAGGCAACTGATGCAGTGCAGCGGGGTGCGACGGAAATTTGTATGCAGGGGGGCTTAAATCTTCAAGCTAAGCTCAACGGCGCATCTTTGCCTTATTATCTGCAATTGGTAAAAACCATTAAGGATAAGTTTCCTCAGTTGCACTTGCACGCTTTTTCGCCGCAAGAAATAGAATTTATTGCCCGAGAAGATAATCTGAGTTTCAGCTATGTAATTTCGGCTTTGCAGGATGCGGGAATCGGTTCGATGCCGGGAACTGCGGCGGAAGTTCTCGACGATGCTGTGCGACGGGTGATTTGCCCGGAAAAACTCAATTCGGCAACTTGGCTGGAAATTGTGGGAACTGCTCACCGTCTGGGTTTGCCGACAACGAGTACGATGCTTTGCGGGCATGTTGAGACAGCCGAACAGCAGGTTTTGCATTTAGAAAAAGTGCGATCGCTCCAACAAACTGCGATCGACCAAAACTATCCGGCACGCATTACAGAATTTATTTTACTACCATTTGTCGGACAGCAAGCACCGGCTCCTTTGCGGAGTCGAGTCGGCCGCGACCAACCAATTTTAGAAGATACATTGTTACTCACCGCTGTATCGAGAATTTTCTTAGGCAATTTGATTTCCAATCACCAGCCGAGTTGGGTAAAATTAGGTTTAGATGGAGCTACAGAAGCGCTGAAATGGGGCTGCAACGACATCGGCGGCACTTTGATGGAAGAGCACATTACGACAATGGCCGGTGCGGTTGGCGGCAGTTGTCAGTCGGTGGAAGATTTGCAAAATGCGATTAGTTCTTTGGGGCGGAGTTATCAGCAAAGAGATACAATTTATCGACCTTTAGGGGTTGACAATTTGGCAGTAAGTGTGTGA
- a CDS encoding Uma2 family endonuclease, whose translation MTINPVLKPVSQIMLAPGSVVTIPNITWLEFESILQELGEKRRTRIAYSNSTLEIMVPLPEHERPKDLISDIVKILLKSAGRRYEPFGSTTFKGEGAAGVEPDACFYILNYQRMIGRRRLQPDAPPPDLAIETDVTSKTTIDAYKIIGVPEVWVYDSGRLRIYLLQDGEYVESDISPNFPEIAIAQLIPATVERAWQVGNLQALEEFESAIG comes from the coding sequence ATGACTATTAATCCCGTCCTTAAACCCGTTAGCCAAATAATGCTTGCTCCCGGCAGTGTCGTAACTATTCCCAATATAACTTGGCTGGAATTTGAGTCGATTTTGCAGGAATTAGGAGAAAAGCGAAGAACCAGAATTGCCTACAGCAACAGTACCTTAGAAATCATGGTTCCCTTACCAGAACACGAAAGGCCGAAAGATTTAATTTCCGATATTGTAAAAATTTTACTCAAGTCGGCGGGCAGAAGATATGAACCTTTTGGTTCTACTACTTTCAAAGGGGAAGGTGCAGCAGGAGTTGAACCTGATGCTTGCTTTTATATTCTAAATTATCAGCGGATGATCGGCCGCCGCCGACTGCAACCAGACGCTCCGCCGCCGGATTTAGCAATTGAGACGGATGTTACTTCTAAAACTACGATCGATGCCTATAAAATTATTGGAGTTCCAGAAGTATGGGTTTATGACAGCGGCAGACTTCGCATTTATTTGCTGCAAGATGGAGAGTATGTAGAATCGGATATTAGTCCGAATTTTCCAGAAATCGCGATCGCCCAACTGATTCCTGCTACAGTGGAACGTGCTTGGCAGGTTGGAAATTTGCAAGCGCTAGAAGAATTTGAAAGTGCGATCGGCTAA
- a CDS encoding helix-turn-helix transcriptional regulator: MEISERAERSPLMRLRVQRFLTQKQLAEALGVTEATVRNWESGRSVPKLTPVQFKKLLKILQITVDELPDQFGYPSDADG; the protein is encoded by the coding sequence ATGGAAATCTCAGAAAGAGCCGAGCGATCGCCCCTAATGCGACTGAGAGTTCAGCGGTTTTTGACTCAAAAGCAGCTAGCAGAAGCACTTGGAGTTACGGAAGCGACGGTAAGGAACTGGGAATCCGGGCGATCTGTACCGAAGCTAACGCCTGTTCAGTTCAAGAAATTGTTAAAGATTTTGCAAATTACTGTCGATGAGTTGCCAGATCAATTTGGTTATCCCAGCGATGCTGATGGATAG
- a CDS encoding AAA family ATPase: MHLLRVQVPDFRGLKNIDITFEKDFFPKIFPLGSQNGGGKSTLLQLIFVLLHCSVESDKKRFVQNLLQGFKIFDEEEKILAIIDIWDEEKIVKLEFYCQTFKRQRSKRRLLSNARTNFLVEETKVSYEKEEYNIHICNLEKVKEEIDNDDITTLTITQLKCRFNSQSQKQAESFLEKISHKIFLAAPSTQVFLFLPQKSRQLLFKKSSNGDNNYYGILESARSELQGLFTYDFLAVELLIESFKDARDRDFREAIKTGSYGNSYQTLINDLNLMLLNKKINLNEDFSGVNFHLYNNGETRELYPEDLSHGELKRLSIYIWLKFRNIEDAIVLMDEVEIAFHPDWQYQIISDLKEWAPSNQYILATHSYALCEALTPAHVKEIEPKLIKQESNITNES; encoded by the coding sequence ATGCACTTGCTACGAGTTCAAGTTCCTGATTTTCGCGGTTTAAAAAATATTGACATCACTTTTGAAAAAGATTTTTTTCCTAAGATTTTTCCGCTGGGAAGTCAAAATGGTGGCGGTAAAAGTACGCTGTTGCAGTTAATTTTTGTATTGTTGCACTGTTCTGTGGAGAGCGATAAAAAACGGTTTGTACAGAATCTGCTTCAGGGATTTAAAATTTTTGACGAGGAAGAAAAAATTTTAGCAATCATTGATATTTGGGATGAAGAAAAAATTGTCAAACTTGAATTTTATTGTCAAACCTTTAAACGTCAAAGGTCTAAAAGAAGGTTACTTTCTAATGCAAGAACTAATTTTTTGGTAGAAGAAACAAAGGTTTCTTACGAAAAAGAAGAATATAACATACATATATGTAATCTTGAAAAGGTTAAAGAAGAAATAGATAACGATGATATAACAACCCTAACAATTACACAGTTAAAATGTCGTTTTAACAGTCAAAGCCAGAAGCAAGCAGAATCATTCCTAGAGAAGATATCGCATAAAATTTTTTTAGCAGCTCCTTCAACACAGGTTTTTTTATTTCTCCCGCAAAAATCGAGGCAACTATTATTTAAAAAATCTAGTAACGGAGACAATAATTATTATGGTATACTCGAATCGGCACGATCTGAATTACAAGGCTTATTTACCTATGACTTCCTTGCTGTAGAGCTACTTATTGAATCTTTTAAAGATGCTCGCGATCGCGATTTTAGAGAAGCGATTAAAACAGGTAGCTACGGCAATAGCTATCAAACTCTAATTAACGACTTAAATTTGATGTTATTAAATAAAAAAATAAATTTAAATGAAGATTTTTCTGGTGTCAACTTTCACTTATATAATAATGGTGAAACTAGAGAACTATATCCCGAAGATTTAAGTCACGGCGAACTAAAAAGACTTAGCATTTATATATGGCTCAAGTTCCGCAACATAGAAGATGCTATTGTTTTGATGGATGAAGTTGAAATTGCTTTTCATCCAGATTGGCAATATCAAATTATATCAGACCTCAAAGAGTGGGCTCCCAGCAATCAATATATTCTCGCAACTCACTCCTACGCATTGTGTGAAGCTCTGACACCAGCTCATGTTAAAGAAATTGAGCCAAAACTTATCAAACAAGAATCTAATATTACAAATGAGTCTTAA
- a CDS encoding LL-diaminopimelate aminotransferase — protein MATINDNYLKLKAGYLFPEIGRRVKAYAEANPEAPIIRLGIGDVTEPLPAACREAMVKAVEDMGSRDTFKGYGPEQGYEWLREKIAEHDFKSRGCDVDASEIFISDGSKCDCGNILDIFGNNNTIAVTDPVYPVYVDTNVMAGHTGDANENGEYGGLVYLPITAENNFTAQIPTDKKVDLIYLCFPNNPTGATATKEHLQAWVNYAKANGSIIFFDAAYEAYITDPSLPHSIYEIEGARDCAIEFRSFSKNAGFTGTRCALTVVPKTLTGKAADGSDVEIWKLWNRRQSTKFNGVSYIVQRGAEAVYSEAGKAQIQALVNFYMENAAIIREKLTAAGIEVFGGENAPYVWVKTPHGLSSWDFFQKLLETCNVVGTPGSGFGAAGEGYFRISAFNSRENVEEAMRRIVEKFKV, from the coding sequence ATGGCAACTATCAACGACAACTACCTCAAACTCAAAGCCGGCTACCTGTTTCCCGAAATTGGGCGCAGGGTGAAAGCCTATGCAGAGGCGAATCCCGAAGCGCCCATCATTCGGCTGGGGATTGGCGACGTGACGGAACCGCTACCGGCTGCTTGTCGGGAGGCGATGGTGAAGGCGGTGGAAGATATGGGCTCGCGGGATACCTTTAAAGGATACGGCCCGGAACAAGGTTATGAGTGGCTGCGGGAGAAAATTGCCGAGCACGATTTTAAGTCGCGGGGATGCGATGTGGATGCTTCGGAAATCTTTATTTCTGATGGTTCTAAGTGCGATTGCGGCAATATTCTCGATATCTTTGGCAACAATAACACGATCGCAGTTACAGACCCAGTGTATCCGGTGTATGTAGACACGAACGTGATGGCCGGGCACACGGGAGATGCGAACGAAAATGGGGAATACGGCGGCTTAGTTTACCTGCCAATTACAGCGGAAAACAATTTTACTGCCCAAATTCCCACCGACAAAAAAGTCGATTTAATTTACTTGTGTTTCCCGAATAACCCGACGGGCGCAACTGCAACCAAGGAACACTTGCAAGCTTGGGTAAATTATGCTAAAGCTAACGGTTCGATTATTTTCTTCGATGCGGCTTACGAAGCCTATATTACCGATCCGAGTTTACCGCATTCTATCTACGAAATTGAAGGGGCGCGCGATTGTGCGATCGAATTTCGTTCTTTTTCCAAAAATGCTGGTTTTACGGGTACTCGCTGTGCGCTAACAGTTGTACCGAAGACTTTGACTGGAAAAGCAGCAGATGGTTCCGATGTCGAAATTTGGAAGCTGTGGAACCGCCGCCAATCTACTAAATTTAACGGAGTTTCTTACATCGTGCAGCGCGGTGCTGAGGCGGTTTATTCAGAGGCTGGCAAGGCACAAATTCAGGCATTAGTCAATTTTTACATGGAAAATGCTGCGATTATTCGCGAGAAATTGACAGCGGCGGGAATCGAGGTTTTTGGTGGCGAAAATGCACCTTATGTGTGGGTGAAAACGCCTCACGGTTTGTCGAGTTGGGATTTCTTTCAGAAGTTGCTGGAAACTTGCAATGTGGTGGGAACACCCGGTTCTGGTTTCGGTGCAGCGGGTGAGGGTTATTTCCGCATTTCGGCGTTTAATAGTCGGGAGAATGTGGAAGAAGCGATGAGACGAATTGTGGAGAAGTTTAAGGTTTAA
- a CDS encoding RNA-guided endonuclease InsQ/TnpB family protein: MRIGYDAMKATYQYQFYPDTNQKLTLNHWLRICRYWYNRQLGDRFDWWEMNRTAINACPLIASISAPRAKPNYYSQKQQLPVIKKDLVKVFHSGELLDFKQVDSTVLQDVSKRVDKAFERFVIGDSKGGRSGKPRFKTEADYRTMTFSTANSDWIKLVRKNWLYIRLPKLGIIKVRMHRLIPDGFSVKQISVTRKADGWFIQIMLEDASVPQFIPDKITPNWNNSIGLDAVLHEDVYLASSSGEKLPSLKPLRKNQSKLDRISRKRNKQKRGSKSRRKLAKKEARQHQKIARSRQDFHYKTAHKLVKSGAKFFFHEDLNLKGLTKRNKVKQDDEGNYLPNGQSAKSGLNKSWLDAAFGQFFKTLEYIAEKAGSVVVSQKPAYTSMVLCYRNEIIFTDCGIRNYWDEQNSLMVDRDINAAINLKRLGLDIFPSIKRRSGNLSVVGTMDDRTVKEILHTLHRAAKKPTS; the protein is encoded by the coding sequence ATGCGTATCGGCTACGATGCAATGAAAGCGACCTACCAGTACCAGTTCTATCCCGACACTAATCAAAAGTTAACCCTCAACCATTGGCTGAGAATCTGTCGCTATTGGTATAATCGACAGTTAGGTGATCGATTTGATTGGTGGGAGATGAACCGCACTGCTATAAATGCTTGTCCATTGATTGCTAGCATCTCTGCGCCCCGTGCGAAGCCCAACTACTACTCCCAAAAACAACAATTGCCCGTCATTAAGAAAGACCTAGTAAAAGTTTTTCATAGTGGCGAACTTTTGGATTTTAAGCAGGTAGATTCAACCGTACTGCAAGATGTCTCTAAGCGAGTAGACAAAGCTTTCGAGCGGTTTGTCATAGGGGATAGTAAGGGCGGAAGATCGGGTAAACCCCGCTTCAAGACTGAGGCAGACTACCGGACGATGACTTTTTCTACAGCTAACAGCGACTGGATTAAGTTGGTTCGTAAGAATTGGCTTTATATCCGACTGCCAAAGCTAGGCATCATAAAAGTTCGGATGCACCGTCTAATCCCTGATGGGTTTAGCGTCAAGCAAATCAGCGTAACTAGGAAGGCTGACGGTTGGTTCATCCAAATAATGCTTGAAGACGCTTCAGTACCGCAGTTTATTCCTGATAAAATTACCCCAAACTGGAACAACTCGATCGGGTTGGATGCGGTACTGCATGAAGATGTCTACCTGGCATCATCATCGGGCGAAAAGTTGCCTTCGTTAAAACCACTTCGTAAAAACCAATCTAAGTTAGACCGCATTTCAAGGAAGCGGAATAAGCAAAAACGTGGCTCTAAATCTCGACGAAAATTAGCCAAAAAAGAAGCGAGACAACACCAAAAAATAGCGCGTTCTCGCCAAGACTTCCATTACAAAACGGCTCACAAACTTGTCAAGTCTGGAGCTAAGTTTTTCTTTCACGAAGATTTGAACTTAAAGGGCTTAACAAAGCGGAATAAAGTTAAGCAAGACGATGAGGGTAATTACCTTCCGAACGGTCAATCAGCAAAATCAGGATTGAATAAATCTTGGTTGGATGCTGCGTTCGGTCAATTTTTCAAGACGCTGGAATACATAGCCGAAAAAGCTGGATCAGTCGTCGTTTCGCAAAAACCTGCTTATACTTCAATGGTTCTGTGCTATCGGAATGAAATCATTTTTACCGATTGTGGGATACGGAATTATTGGGATGAGCAAAACTCTCTGATGGTTGATCGCGATATTAATGCTGCGATAAATCTAAAGAGACTTGGGTTGGACATTTTCCCAAGTATAAAACGCCGTAGCGGGAATCTTTCTGTGGTGGGAACTATGGATGACCGTACCGTAAAGGAAATCTTGCACACCCTTCATCGGGCTGCTAAGAAGCCCACATCATAA
- the tnpA gene encoding IS200/IS605 family transposase — protein MSTDFIHKARGVSDLKCHLVLTTKYRRKVLTDQMLSRLEEIFKNLMEKWEGRLVEFNGERDHVHLLLQYTPQTEPSKLINNLKTVSSRYLRKEFVDEVEKVYWKDVFWTNGYFIASCGGVTVEQLKKYIEGQDRPVE, from the coding sequence ATGAGTACAGATTTTATCCATAAAGCCAGAGGAGTTTCCGATCTCAAGTGTCATTTAGTGTTGACAACCAAGTATCGGCGGAAAGTTCTGACCGATCAAATGTTGTCTAGGCTTGAGGAAATTTTCAAGAACTTAATGGAAAAATGGGAAGGAAGATTGGTAGAATTTAATGGTGAGCGTGACCACGTACATTTGCTGCTTCAATATACACCGCAAACTGAACCAAGTAAGCTTATCAACAATCTTAAGACTGTATCTAGTCGCTATTTGCGGAAAGAGTTTGTAGATGAAGTTGAAAAAGTTTACTGGAAAGATGTTTTTTGGACAAATGGATATTTTATTGCTTCATGTGGTGGCGTGACGGTTGAGCAATTAAAGAAGTATATTGAGGGGCAAGATAGACCTGTAGAATAA